The Saccharothrix variisporea genome has a segment encoding these proteins:
- the mptB gene encoding polyprenol phosphomannose-dependent alpha 1,6 mannosyltransferase MptB: MANRETIGEAAPLNAPERRQLDIIRRWGTVGALLMFVGSLGAGAAPVFSPLPGTPVLGLFVRMPSAAMGVVWTGVFLVVSAWLMLGRFARPGRPRLMTRSQLDRTLMMWITPLVFVLPMFSRDVYSYLAQSQIAANGQDPYEMGPATALGVDHPLTTNVPNIWRETPAPYGPLFLAVGRVISMVTGNSVLPGVFLHRLLVLLGLAMIVWALPRLARRFGVPPVSALWLGAANPLVLFHLVVGVHNEGLAIGLMLVGLELALRRMPVTPGAPMTRDELVWIALGATMITFGAAVKIPAALALGFLGVMIARRWGGSFGDLVKAALLLGAISGVVMVATCLGTGLGFGWVQTLNVASTVKSWMSPPTAMGFLGGGLGLLLGLGNHTDSMIALMRLVSQAVSVVITGTLLWKAFRGRIKAVNGLGAGLGAVLVLGPVLQPWYVLWAALPLATAVLAKRFRLIAMSASAFIAVILPPTGSAFDGRAYIVPQAVTAAVLAFALCVFVARRQIVPLIKRDPVPDAA; the protein is encoded by the coding sequence ATGGCTAATCGGGAGACGATCGGCGAGGCGGCACCGCTGAACGCGCCGGAGCGGCGGCAGCTCGACATCATTCGCCGGTGGGGGACCGTCGGCGCGTTGTTGATGTTCGTTGGGTCGCTGGGGGCCGGCGCCGCGCCTGTCTTCTCGCCCCTGCCGGGTACGCCCGTGTTGGGGCTGTTCGTCCGGATGCCCAGTGCCGCGATGGGGGTCGTCTGGACCGGGGTGTTCCTCGTCGTCTCCGCGTGGCTGATGCTCGGTCGGTTCGCGCGGCCGGGGCGGCCTCGGTTGATGACGCGCAGTCAGCTCGACCGCACGTTGATGATGTGGATCACGCCGCTGGTGTTCGTGCTCCCCATGTTCAGCCGGGACGTCTACAGCTACCTCGCCCAGTCGCAGATCGCCGCCAACGGGCAGGACCCCTACGAGATGGGGCCGGCCACCGCGCTCGGGGTCGACCACCCGCTGACCACGAACGTGCCGAACATCTGGCGTGAGACGCCCGCCCCCTACGGGCCGCTGTTCCTGGCGGTGGGGCGGGTCATCTCGATGGTGACGGGGAACTCCGTGTTGCCCGGGGTGTTCCTGCACCGGCTGCTGGTGCTGCTGGGTCTGGCGATGATCGTGTGGGCGCTGCCGCGGCTCGCGCGGCGGTTCGGGGTGCCGCCGGTCAGTGCGTTGTGGTTGGGGGCGGCCAACCCGCTCGTGCTCTTCCACCTGGTCGTGGGGGTGCACAACGAAGGTCTGGCCATTGGGTTGATGCTGGTCGGGCTGGAGTTGGCGTTGCGGAGGATGCCCGTCACGCCGGGTGCGCCGATGACGCGCGACGAGCTGGTGTGGATCGCGTTGGGCGCGACCATGATCACGTTCGGGGCGGCGGTGAAGATCCCGGCCGCGCTCGCGTTGGGGTTCCTCGGGGTGATGATCGCCCGGCGGTGGGGTGGCTCGTTCGGGGACCTGGTCAAGGCGGCGTTGCTGCTGGGCGCGATCTCCGGGGTCGTCATGGTGGCGACCTGCCTGGGGACCGGGCTCGGGTTCGGCTGGGTGCAGACGTTGAACGTGGCCAGCACGGTGAAGAGCTGGATGTCGCCGCCGACCGCGATGGGCTTCCTGGGCGGCGGGCTGGGGCTGCTGCTGGGGCTGGGCAACCACACCGACTCGATGATCGCGTTGATGCGGCTGGTGTCCCAGGCGGTGTCGGTGGTGATCACCGGGACCCTGCTGTGGAAGGCGTTCCGGGGGCGGATCAAGGCCGTCAACGGGTTGGGGGCCGGGTTGGGCGCGGTGCTCGTGCTCGGGCCGGTGTTGCAGCCCTGGTACGTGCTGTGGGCGGCGTTGCCGCTGGCCACGGCGGTGTTGGCGAAGCGGTTCCGGTTGATCGCCATGAGCGCCAGCGCGTTCATCGCGGTGATCCTGCCGCCGACCGGGTCGGCCTTCGACGGGCGGGCCTACATCGTGCCGCAGGCGGTGACGGCCGCGGTGCTGGCGTTCGCGTTGTGCGTGTTCGTCGCGCGGCGCCAGATCGTGCCGCTGATCAAGCGGGATCCGGTACCGGACGCGGCCTGA
- a CDS encoding DUF998 domain-containing protein, translating into MTVIRGKERAAVLPLAVAGLVVSLFPIVYLHVVAVGQLSPLSHTISDYIFVDNGSGLLAVTALSLAAASVGLLVVLVRRGLPRRGPVALLLGLWAAGLTVAAVFPTDPTGAPTSLSGAVHRYAGAVMFTSLPLAGWLISRRFIPSAPVRRFSVAAGITSVAFMVSHVSLTYDGQVLLGLFERVLFALLYALLFALAAAVSREVVR; encoded by the coding sequence GTGACGGTGATCCGGGGGAAAGAACGGGCGGCGGTGTTGCCGCTGGCTGTCGCGGGGCTTGTTGTCTCGTTGTTCCCCATCGTCTACCTGCACGTGGTGGCGGTGGGGCAGCTCAGTCCGTTGAGCCACACGATCAGTGACTACATCTTCGTCGACAACGGCAGCGGGTTGCTCGCGGTCACCGCCTTGTCGCTGGCGGCGGCGTCGGTGGGGTTGCTGGTGGTGCTCGTTCGGCGGGGGTTGCCGCGGCGGGGGCCGGTGGCGTTGTTGCTGGGGTTGTGGGCGGCCGGGTTGACCGTGGCCGCGGTGTTCCCGACCGATCCGACGGGGGCGCCCACCTCGTTGTCCGGGGCGGTGCACCGGTACGCGGGGGCGGTGATGTTCACCAGTCTTCCGCTGGCCGGGTGGTTGATTTCGCGGCGGTTCATCCCGAGTGCCCCTGTGCGTCGGTTCTCCGTGGCCGCGGGGATCACTTCGGTTGCGTTCATGGTGAGCCATGTGTCCCTCACCTACGACGGCCAGGTGTTGCTCGGGCTGTTCGAACGGGTCCTGTTCGCGTTGCTCTACGCGCTGTTGTTCGCCCTGGCCGCCGCGGTGAGCCGGGAGGTCGTGCGATGA
- a CDS encoding esterase/lipase family protein, with amino-acid sequence MKSFRKRCALAAALLLPALLTPPAHAAGHDPILFVHGWNGSASNWNTMISRFRADGWPDDHLRAFSYDTSRSNADTAEVVRAEVDKLLAATGATKVDVVTHSMGGLSSRYYTRNLGGDAKVEQWVSLGGPNHGTRSANTCYQTSCTEMRIGSGFLAALNSGDETPGTSEYGTWWSSCDGVIDPADSTVLSGARNTKTACLSHSALLTDATVYAQVRDYVNR; translated from the coding sequence GTGAAGTCTTTTCGGAAGCGGTGTGCCCTTGCCGCCGCGCTGCTCCTGCCTGCCCTGCTCACGCCCCCTGCCCACGCCGCCGGCCACGACCCGATCCTGTTCGTCCACGGGTGGAACGGCAGTGCGTCCAACTGGAACACCATGATCAGCCGGTTCCGCGCGGACGGCTGGCCCGACGACCACCTCCGCGCCTTCTCCTACGACACCTCGCGGTCCAACGCCGACACCGCCGAGGTCGTGCGCGCGGAGGTCGACAAGCTGCTCGCCGCCACGGGTGCCACGAAGGTCGACGTGGTCACGCACTCGATGGGCGGGCTGTCCTCCCGCTACTACACGCGCAACCTCGGCGGTGACGCCAAGGTCGAGCAGTGGGTGTCGCTGGGCGGCCCCAACCACGGGACCCGGTCGGCGAACACCTGCTACCAGACCTCGTGCACGGAGATGCGGATCGGGTCCGGCTTCCTGGCCGCGCTCAACTCCGGTGACGAGACGCCCGGCACGTCCGAGTACGGGACGTGGTGGTCGTCTTGTGACGGCGTGATCGACCCGGCGGACAGCACGGTGCTGTCGGGGGCGCGCAACACGAAGACGGCGTGTCTGAGCCACTCGGCGCTGTTGACCGACGCGACCGTCTACGCCCAGGTCCGCGACTACGTGAACCGCTGA
- a CDS encoding patatin-like protein — protein MADVPQEQIRFAVVLNGGVSLAVWMGGVVLELDRLTRAEGAYADLLDLVGSTARADVVTGTSAGGINGAALALSQVNANAKLERLRDLWAEQGRMEQLLRTPFRGSPVSLLKGDEFFLPRLQEALNRLTTDFSPTPADERPVDLRITTTLLAGVPTTTHDDLGQSLVQATHQGSFSFRRDPSGRDDFTAERLPTLVDQLALAARSSASFPFAFEPSFVPVTEEAAGDKRPNMAGVASWANGTDNVSRYVVDGGVLVNTPTKEALEAIDRMPAEGPVRRVMLLVFPHAPESKQPPVAPVDGLLPSTIGTGAKLLSALTSQSGRTYVERIEEHNRLAASRRGGRSALLDRLAAGGSVVGKLYDLAATLHDHYEDIRIRHAARDVTTRQFEVPGTNTAGWSFERVRAAAEAAQRAHLAKWGGLPYVPGQPQPAALPEHGWPWGITMAERLASAAMDLLKRLVWVVPQSPESRLAQARTNLYEVRARLRELRTELDGQWTTREQTALNREYWELRVEAFAEGMLRGTVGERVRAQVDRIAGILGDARDVLDALGDDRVKMAGLTSWKALLLEPRTDGETEAGLVAGDMWLSRLLALEVAATCLADDSRGGMDQAVDLVQISLQTRNAFAEHSQTPDDKAGGASLSRFSGFLKRSWRVNDWIWGRLDGATMLSKIVCDPKRLLRIDKLTPHEGASASERAQKRVNDLVAALFGDGLPARLEPVVERAVQQLTAVYEDVEGDQPPTCEALAELTAWALHVRIICEELPALRASILADRLEGADRRSRGELFLEEQAALLQRLPARTDADRIEIGMEALAAFDRAGIGREPLSQEASSDQVIRTAATAAAVAVTVADSERSGLGPAKPLTRALRGAALLPYWTITGLTRGGQLAQFLGLLGFALGGALLVLALFDLLPPWAVGPAAAFGTATLLAAFGYAALRSGTLLHGLVLLAPVIPLAAVSIDRTRSALASSEEGVTTGLVAVGGVVVVVVALLVIGSLPAPVGTPLAVAKATVKRLRQRPRLVLRVLLAAAIVAAIWAVVRYRLYDVAPAVVVIGTIVAIVFGIAASLHLGRSLQRWRQRDGVWSTENAEPPAAATAGWAAVYGSVLLLIGAAVQVFSFRFTGWEAVLATTLSFGLVLLLVTTWWVPLKERRNIMRRLVEQSSVVDYGENVAEGLLRRLEGHAMLFRFLTTVDGSGRPVLGPRGLRVARRISARRGMVA, from the coding sequence ATGGCCGACGTGCCGCAGGAGCAGATCCGGTTCGCCGTCGTCCTCAACGGCGGGGTCAGCCTGGCCGTGTGGATGGGCGGTGTGGTCCTCGAACTGGACCGCCTGACCAGGGCCGAAGGCGCCTACGCCGACCTGCTGGACCTGGTCGGCAGCACCGCCCGCGCCGACGTGGTCACCGGCACCTCCGCCGGCGGCATCAACGGGGCCGCGCTGGCGTTGTCGCAGGTCAACGCCAACGCCAAGCTGGAGCGCCTGCGTGACCTGTGGGCCGAGCAGGGACGCATGGAGCAGCTCCTGCGCACGCCCTTCCGCGGCTCGCCGGTGTCGCTGCTCAAGGGCGACGAGTTCTTCCTGCCCCGCCTCCAGGAGGCGCTCAACCGGCTGACCACCGACTTCTCCCCCACCCCCGCCGACGAGCGGCCGGTGGACCTGCGGATCACCACGACCCTGCTCGCGGGCGTGCCGACGACCACGCACGACGACCTCGGCCAGTCCCTGGTCCAGGCGACCCACCAGGGCAGCTTCTCCTTCCGCCGCGACCCGTCCGGCCGCGACGACTTCACCGCCGAGCGGCTGCCCACGCTGGTGGACCAGCTCGCGCTGGCCGCTCGGTCCTCGGCGTCGTTCCCGTTCGCGTTCGAGCCGTCGTTCGTGCCGGTCACCGAGGAGGCCGCGGGCGACAAGCGGCCGAACATGGCCGGGGTCGCGTCCTGGGCCAACGGCACCGACAACGTCTCCCGGTACGTCGTGGACGGCGGTGTGCTGGTCAACACGCCGACCAAGGAGGCGTTGGAGGCCATCGACCGGATGCCCGCCGAGGGACCGGTGCGGCGGGTGATGCTGCTGGTCTTCCCGCACGCGCCCGAGTCCAAGCAGCCGCCGGTCGCGCCCGTGGACGGGTTGCTGCCCAGCACCATCGGCACCGGGGCGAAGCTGCTCAGCGCGCTGACCAGCCAGAGCGGGCGCACCTACGTCGAGCGCATCGAGGAGCACAACCGGCTCGCGGCTTCCCGACGCGGCGGGCGCAGCGCCCTGCTGGACCGGCTCGCGGCGGGCGGCTCCGTGGTCGGCAAGCTCTACGACCTGGCCGCCACCCTGCACGACCACTACGAGGACATCCGCATCCGGCACGCGGCCCGGGACGTCACCACGCGCCAGTTCGAGGTGCCCGGGACCAACACCGCCGGGTGGAGTTTCGAACGGGTCCGGGCGGCGGCCGAGGCGGCGCAGCGCGCCCACCTGGCCAAGTGGGGCGGCCTGCCCTACGTGCCGGGGCAGCCGCAGCCGGCCGCGCTGCCCGAGCACGGCTGGCCGTGGGGCATCACCATGGCCGAACGGCTCGCGTCGGCGGCGATGGACCTGCTCAAGCGGCTGGTGTGGGTGGTGCCGCAGAGCCCGGAGAGCCGCCTGGCGCAGGCCCGCACCAACCTCTACGAGGTCCGGGCGCGGCTGCGGGAGCTGCGCACCGAGCTGGACGGCCAGTGGACCACCCGCGAGCAGACCGCGTTGAACCGCGAGTACTGGGAGCTGCGGGTCGAGGCGTTCGCCGAGGGGATGCTGCGCGGCACGGTCGGCGAGCGGGTCCGGGCGCAGGTGGACCGGATCGCCGGCATCCTCGGCGACGCCCGGGACGTCCTGGACGCCCTCGGCGACGACCGCGTGAAGATGGCCGGCCTGACGTCGTGGAAGGCGCTGCTGCTCGAACCCCGCACGGACGGCGAGACCGAAGCGGGCCTGGTCGCGGGTGACATGTGGCTGTCGCGGCTGCTGGCGCTGGAGGTCGCGGCCACGTGCCTGGCCGACGACTCGCGCGGCGGCATGGACCAGGCCGTGGACCTGGTGCAGATCAGCCTCCAGACCCGCAACGCGTTCGCCGAGCACAGCCAGACCCCCGACGACAAGGCCGGCGGCGCGTCGCTGAGCCGGTTCTCCGGGTTCCTCAAGCGGTCCTGGCGGGTCAACGACTGGATCTGGGGCCGGCTGGACGGCGCCACCATGCTCAGCAAGATCGTGTGCGACCCGAAGCGGTTGCTGCGCATCGACAAGCTCACCCCGCACGAGGGCGCGTCGGCGTCCGAACGGGCTCAAAAGCGGGTGAACGACCTGGTCGCGGCCCTGTTCGGCGACGGGCTGCCGGCCCGGCTGGAACCCGTGGTGGAACGCGCGGTGCAGCAGCTGACCGCCGTGTACGAGGACGTCGAGGGCGACCAGCCGCCCACGTGCGAGGCGCTGGCGGAACTGACCGCGTGGGCGCTGCACGTGCGGATCATCTGCGAGGAGCTGCCCGCGCTGCGCGCGTCGATCCTGGCCGACCGGCTGGAGGGCGCGGACCGGCGCTCGCGCGGCGAGCTGTTCCTGGAGGAGCAGGCGGCGCTGTTGCAGCGGCTGCCGGCCCGCACCGACGCCGACCGGATCGAGATCGGCATGGAGGCGCTGGCCGCGTTCGACCGGGCCGGGATCGGGCGCGAACCGCTGTCGCAGGAGGCGTCCAGCGACCAGGTGATCCGGACCGCGGCCACGGCGGCGGCGGTCGCGGTGACCGTGGCCGACAGCGAGCGGTCCGGCCTGGGCCCGGCCAAGCCCCTCACCCGGGCGTTGCGCGGCGCGGCCCTGCTGCCGTACTGGACGATCACCGGGCTGACCCGAGGTGGGCAACTCGCGCAGTTCCTGGGGTTGCTGGGGTTCGCGTTGGGTGGCGCTCTGCTGGTGTTGGCGTTGTTCGACCTGTTGCCGCCGTGGGCGGTCGGTCCGGCGGCGGCGTTCGGCACCGCCACCCTGTTGGCCGCCTTCGGTTACGCGGCCCTGCGGAGCGGAACCCTCTTGCACGGCTTGGTGTTGCTGGCCCCGGTCATCCCGTTGGCAGCGGTGTCGATCGACCGCACCCGGTCAGCTTTGGCGTCATCGGAGGAAGGCGTCACCACCGGCCTGGTCGCCGTGGGCGGTGTGGTGGTCGTCGTGGTGGCCCTGCTGGTGATCGGGTCGCTTCCCGCACCCGTGGGCACGCCACTCGCCGTGGCCAAAGCGACCGTCAAGCGCCTGCGCCAACGACCCCGGCTGGTGCTGCGAGTCCTCTTGGCCGCGGCGATCGTGGCCGCGATCTGGGCCGTCGTCCGCTACCGGCTCTACGACGTGGCCCCGGCCGTGGTGGTGATCGGGACGATCGTGGCGATCGTGTTCGGGATCGCGGCGTCGCTGCACCTGGGCCGGTCTTTGCAGCGGTGGCGGCAGCGCGACGGCGTGTGGTCCACCGAGAACGCCGAACCGCCCGCCGCCGCGACCGCCGGGTGGGCCGCCGTGTACGGGTCGGTGCTGCTGCTGATCGGCGCGGCGGTGCAGGTCTTCTCGTTCCGGTTCACCGGGTGGGAGGCGGTGCTGGCCACCACGCTGTCGTTCGGGCTGGTGCTGCTGCTGGTGACCACGTGGTGGGTGCCGTTGAAGGAGCGGCGGAACATCATGCGGCGGCTGGTCGAGCAGTCGTCCGTCGTGGACTACGGCGAGAACGTCGCCGAGGGGTTGTTGCGGCGCTTGGAAGGCCACGCCATGCTGTTCCGCTTCCTGACCACTGTGGACGGTTCCGGCCGCCCGGTGCTCGGCCCGCGCGGACTGCGGGTGGCCCGCCGGATCTCCGCACGCCGGGGCATGGTCGCGTAA
- a CDS encoding glycosyltransferase: MTWLAVVLAAVGAAFFAFAARLQHGAVNSAASVNVWGLLRRPRWLAGLALLVAGAGVHAVALGMAPLTVVQPVGVLAIGITALLDNRRRELPAVALTTFGVGAFVFLAAGSATATPVAPDAEMAAGLVVLGLVAVPGLVGVLSSRPGVRALGFGAAGGVAYGYVSVLMRSVSQDVQTGSLSFSTGLSAAGICFSLLVGGWFIQHAYASGPPHLAVACLTVVDPLVAVGIGTTLLGEATRTSGPTAVAELACAAVAIAGVALLARKDSKTPMRSENTPMNGRAMRIVVAAETFPPDVNGAARFAHRLAVGLASRDHDVHVICVAPDGAARTEHVDGITVHRLRSQRTPFHKTFRIGLPWQVSGDVRALLGVLQPDLVHVQAHFVVGRYTLRHAKAMGIPTVATNHFMPENLFGHAHVPQWLQGLASRWAWKDLTKVFGEADVVTAPTPRAVQLLHESGFPERAVPVSCGIDIDRYRLRKPVRTGDGPTVLFVGRLDEEKRVDELLRAVALVPRLRADIVGDGSCRAEWELLARDLGITDRVRFRGFVGEEELLDAYAGCDVFCMPGIAELQSLSTMEAMAAGKPVVVADAMALPHLCKPGRNGWLFTPGDVKGLAERLHAVTADPAVTARMGVASSDLISAHAIDQTLETFEGLYRKAMGVPTLVRPALVA; this comes from the coding sequence ATGACCTGGCTCGCTGTGGTGCTGGCTGCTGTCGGGGCCGCGTTCTTCGCCTTCGCCGCTCGGCTCCAGCACGGTGCCGTCAACAGTGCCGCCTCGGTGAACGTGTGGGGGCTGTTGCGTCGGCCTCGGTGGTTGGCGGGGTTGGCGTTGCTGGTGGCCGGGGCCGGGGTGCACGCGGTGGCGTTGGGGATGGCGCCGTTGACCGTGGTGCAGCCGGTCGGTGTGCTGGCCATCGGGATCACCGCGCTGTTGGACAACCGGCGTCGGGAACTGCCCGCTGTCGCGCTCACCACGTTCGGGGTCGGGGCGTTCGTGTTCCTGGCCGCGGGGAGTGCCACGGCCACGCCTGTCGCGCCGGATGCCGAAATGGCCGCTGGGCTGGTCGTGTTGGGCCTGGTCGCCGTGCCCGGGCTGGTCGGGGTGCTGTCCTCGCGGCCCGGTGTGCGGGCGCTCGGGTTCGGTGCGGCCGGTGGTGTGGCGTACGGGTACGTGTCCGTGCTCATGCGGTCGGTGTCGCAGGACGTCCAGACCGGCTCGTTGTCTTTCTCCACCGGCCTCTCGGCGGCCGGGATCTGCTTTTCCCTGCTGGTCGGCGGGTGGTTCATCCAGCACGCCTACGCCAGCGGACCGCCGCACCTGGCGGTCGCCTGTCTCACCGTCGTCGACCCGCTGGTCGCCGTCGGCATCGGCACCACCCTGCTCGGCGAGGCCACCCGCACCTCGGGCCCCACGGCCGTCGCTGAACTCGCCTGCGCCGCCGTCGCCATCGCCGGCGTCGCCCTGCTCGCCCGCAAGGACTCCAAGACACCCATGAGATCGGAGAACACACCCATGAACGGACGCGCCATGCGGATCGTCGTCGCCGCGGAGACGTTCCCGCCGGACGTCAACGGCGCGGCCCGCTTCGCCCACCGGCTGGCGGTCGGGCTGGCCTCTCGGGACCACGACGTGCACGTGATCTGCGTGGCCCCGGACGGTGCCGCCCGCACCGAGCACGTGGACGGCATCACGGTCCACCGCCTGCGCTCCCAGCGGACGCCCTTCCACAAGACGTTCCGGATCGGCCTGCCCTGGCAGGTGAGCGGCGACGTGCGTGCGCTGCTGGGTGTTCTTCAGCCCGATCTGGTGCACGTCCAGGCGCACTTCGTGGTCGGCCGGTACACGCTGAGGCATGCGAAGGCGATGGGCATCCCGACCGTGGCGACGAACCACTTCATGCCGGAGAACCTGTTCGGGCACGCCCACGTCCCGCAGTGGTTGCAAGGTCTGGCGTCGCGGTGGGCTTGGAAGGACTTGACCAAGGTGTTCGGCGAGGCCGATGTGGTCACGGCTCCGACGCCTCGCGCTGTGCAGTTGCTGCATGAGAGCGGGTTCCCGGAGCGGGCGGTGCCGGTGTCGTGCGGGATCGACATCGACCGGTATCGGTTGCGCAAGCCCGTTCGGACGGGGGATGGGCCGACGGTGTTGTTCGTCGGTCGGCTGGACGAGGAGAAGCGGGTCGACGAGTTGTTGCGGGCGGTGGCGTTGGTGCCGCGGCTGCGGGCCGACATCGTGGGTGACGGGTCGTGCCGGGCCGAGTGGGAGTTGTTGGCTCGGGATCTTGGTATCACGGACCGGGTCCGGTTCCGCGGGTTCGTCGGTGAGGAGGAGTTGCTGGACGCCTACGCCGGGTGTGATGTGTTCTGCATGCCGGGTATCGCCGAGTTGCAGAGCCTGTCCACGATGGAGGCGATGGCGGCGGGCAAGCCGGTGGTGGTGGCGGACGCGATGGCGTTGCCGCACCTGTGCAAGCCGGGGCGCAACGGCTGGTTGTTCACCCCGGGGGACGTGAAGGGGCTGGCCGAGCGGCTGCACGCGGTGACCGCGGATCCGGCTGTCACGGCGCGGATGGGTGTGGCGAGCAGCGACCTGATCTCGGCGCACGCCATCGACCAGACCCTGGAGACCTTCGAGGGCCTGTACCGCAAGGCGATGGGCGTGCCGACGCTGGTCCGGCCGGCGCTGGTGGCCTGA
- a CDS encoding helix-turn-helix transcriptional regulator has product MKNLGTDQTAVPAGHDGRTRHAVARLLLEQGPITAASVAEQLSLSPTAVRRHIDALVADGEAVSRDAPRKGQRGRGRPAKLFLLTEQGRARFGHAYDDLAVAALRFLAEQGGEEAVRAFARRRVSSLVDQHRAAIVAQPDAAERAKALAVALTREGYAASARHVGTGEQLCQHLCPVAHVAAEFPQLCETETAAFADLLGTHVQRLATIARGDAVCTTHIPNTPRTTVGEADNRASDGGEPA; this is encoded by the coding sequence GTGAAAAACCTCGGGACCGATCAGACCGCTGTGCCCGCCGGGCACGACGGCCGGACCCGGCACGCCGTCGCGCGCTTGCTGCTGGAGCAGGGGCCCATCACCGCGGCCTCGGTCGCGGAGCAGCTCAGCCTCAGTCCCACGGCGGTGCGCAGGCACATCGACGCGCTGGTCGCGGATGGTGAGGCGGTCAGCAGGGACGCCCCGCGCAAGGGGCAGCGGGGTCGGGGGCGCCCGGCCAAGCTCTTCCTGTTGACCGAGCAGGGGCGGGCCCGGTTCGGGCACGCCTACGACGACCTCGCCGTCGCGGCGCTCCGGTTCCTCGCCGAACAGGGCGGGGAGGAGGCGGTACGAGCCTTCGCGCGGCGGCGGGTGTCCTCGCTCGTCGACCAGCACCGGGCCGCCATCGTGGCCCAGCCCGACGCCGCGGAGCGGGCCAAGGCCCTGGCCGTGGCGTTGACCAGGGAGGGCTACGCTGCCTCGGCGCGGCACGTCGGCACGGGTGAGCAGCTCTGCCAGCACCTGTGCCCGGTCGCGCACGTGGCCGCCGAGTTCCCGCAGCTCTGCGAGACCGAGACGGCGGCGTTCGCCGACCTCCTCGGCACCCACGTGCAACGCCTGGCGACCATCGCCCGGGGCGACGCCGTGTGCACGACCCACATCCCGAACACACCCCGCACGACCGTCGGCGAAGCCGACAACCGAGCTTCAGATGGAGGGGAGCCCGCATGA
- a CDS encoding ABC transporter ATP-binding protein translates to MSPHPQPPAVEVSGLVKRYGSTVAVNGLDLTLPRGDVLALLGPNGAGKTTTVEVCEGFRQADGGTVRVLGLDPRSPALRPRIGVMPQGGGGYPGVRAEEMLRLVAACAANPLDPAWLLDVLGLNNVGRTPYKRLSGGQQQRLSLACALVGRPELVFLDEPTAGMDPQARRLVWELVTALKADGVSVLLTTHLMDEAEALADHVVIVDRGQVVAAGTPQELTALEDQQLRFRARPGLDLTLLIGALPEGMKVREASRGGYLVQGRIDPQVVSTVTSWCAQQGVLAEELTVAKRSLEDVFLDLTGRELRS, encoded by the coding sequence GTGAGCCCGCACCCCCAGCCCCCCGCCGTGGAAGTGTCGGGGCTGGTCAAGCGCTACGGCTCCACCGTCGCGGTGAACGGACTCGACCTCACCCTCCCCCGCGGTGACGTGCTTGCCCTGCTCGGCCCCAACGGCGCCGGCAAGACGACCACCGTCGAGGTGTGCGAAGGGTTCCGCCAGGCAGACGGCGGTACGGTCCGCGTCCTGGGCCTCGACCCCCGCTCCCCCGCCCTCCGCCCGCGCATCGGCGTGATGCCCCAGGGTGGCGGCGGTTACCCGGGCGTCCGCGCCGAGGAGATGCTGCGCCTGGTCGCCGCCTGCGCCGCCAACCCCCTCGACCCCGCGTGGCTGCTGGACGTGCTCGGCCTCAACAACGTCGGCCGCACCCCCTACAAGCGCCTGTCCGGCGGCCAGCAGCAACGACTTTCCCTCGCCTGCGCGCTCGTGGGCCGCCCCGAGCTGGTGTTCCTCGACGAACCCACCGCCGGCATGGACCCGCAGGCCCGCCGCCTGGTGTGGGAACTCGTCACGGCCCTCAAGGCGGACGGCGTGAGCGTCCTGCTCACCACCCACCTCATGGACGAGGCCGAAGCGCTCGCCGACCACGTCGTGATCGTGGACCGGGGCCAGGTCGTGGCGGCCGGCACGCCCCAGGAGCTCACGGCCCTGGAAGACCAGCAACTGCGCTTCCGCGCCCGCCCCGGCCTGGACCTCACCCTCCTCATCGGCGCACTGCCCGAGGGCATGAAGGTCCGCGAAGCCAGCCGTGGCGGATACCTCGTGCAGGGCCGGATCGACCCACAAGTCGTCTCCACCGTCACGTCTTGGTGCGCTCAGCAAGGCGTGCTCGCCGAGGAACTGACCGTGGCCAAGCGCAGCCTGGAGGACGTGTTCCTCGACCTGACCGGACGGGAGCTGCGCTCATGA